A genome region from Panicum virgatum strain AP13 chromosome 4K, P.virgatum_v5, whole genome shotgun sequence includes the following:
- the LOC120704713 gene encoding uncharacterized protein LOC120704713 — protein sequence MGEEELKKEARSKGYRLDLKEVIAEADSAVVVTIGGIWRLSDKDQMLQRDSSLKRLCLSFALYKLLRRRLEDFPITPAEARNCHSLIFKGLWEEDKRKEENADELFQVLNDEIQFLCEYYHSVHPVTYAGPSFFLINYIMFPIVVWALCILMIILCNNGDVVYAFHSFRTDNFPVSIGMLRMVVCLLSKANQLPPVLFSTVNLFITTLLSLTFAYEEVWEIIVFLLSNGFTVSLLCRYTSKRNWRASRFLSGIIRRILWVRNKLSRPNVCFKQFSMLWCFFRASSSFMLPTEAVPRQAKKAIVERLATARDDVALPGKQSALQFDELELSWACDGDDDLAEVILTWHIATELLEARFPLPNKTPPGTGRKVAVGLSRYCAYLVAFYPELLPVDKDATERVYEELNEELKNKSGCYGYFFCRERKVMEIAAGQKEESPAATVFDKGSRLGKVVVYAAPTASEQHVKAHKEALAQGGEFITLLWAVATHTGISRRDDGDATPPTTSSSSSTEATEILIVNT from the exons ATGGGCGAAGAGGAGCTGAAGAAGGAGGCGAGATCGAAGGGATACCGTCTCGACCTAAAGGAGGTTATCGCGGAAGCTGACTCCGCTGTGGTCGTCACCATCGGCGGCATCTGGAGGCTCTCAGACAAAGACCAGATGCTCCAGAGGGACTCGAGTCTCAAGAGGCTCTGCCTCTCCTTCGCTCTCTACAAGCTCCTGCGCCGGAGGCTGGAGGACTTCCCCATCACCCCCGCCGAAGCCCGCAACTGCCATAGCCTCATCTTCAAAGGCCTGTGGGAAGAagacaagcgcaaggaagaaaATGCCGATGAGCTTTTCCAAGTGCTCAATGACGAGATCCAGTTCCTCTGCGAGTACTACCACTCCGTTCATCCCGTCACGTACGCCGgcccctccttcttcctcattAACTACATCATGTTCCCCATTGTTGTGTGGGCCTTGTGCATCCTCATGATCATTCTGTGCAACAATGGGGATGTGGTCTATGCCTTCCACAGCTTCCGGACCGACAACTTCCCTGTATCCATCGGCATGTTGAGGATGGTCGTCTGCCTGCTCAGCAAAGCTAACCAGTTACCACCAGTTCTCTTCTCCACAGTTAACCTATTCATCACCACCCTTCTCTCCCTCACCTTCGCCTACGAGGAGGTCTGGGAGATCATCGTGTTCCTGCTTTCTAACGGGTTCACAGTGTCGCTGCTCTGCCGCTACACCTCCAAACGCAATTGGCGTGCCAGCCGCTTTCTCAGTGGGATCATCCGCCGCATCCTGTGGGTGCGGAACAAACTGAGCCGCCCCAACGTCTGCTTCAAGCAGTTCTCCATGTTGTGGTGCTTCTTCcgggcgtcgtcgtcgttcaTGCTGCCGACCGAGGCTGTGCCCAGGCAGGCCAAGAAGGCCATCGTGGAGCGGCTGGCTACTGCCCGTGACGACGTTGCCCTTCCCGGCAAGCAGTCAGCGCTGCAGTTCGACGAGCTTGAGCTCTCGTGGGcgtgcgacggcgacgacgacctcGCCGAGGTCATCCTCACCTGGCACATCGCCACGGAGCTCCTGGAGGCGAGGTTCCCGCTGCCGAACAAGACGCCGCCGGGAACCGGCCGCAAGGTGGCCGTGGGCTTGTCCCGGTACTGCGCGTACCTGGTGGCCTTCTATCCGGAGCTCCTTCCCGTCGACAAGGACGCGACGGAGCGCGTGTACGAGGAGCTGAATGAGGAGCTCAAGAACAAGTCAGGGTGCTACGGCTACTTCTTTTGCCGGGAGCGCAAGGTGATGGAGATCGCGGCAGGGCAGAAGGAGGAGtccccggcggcgacggtgtTCGACAAGGGATCGAGGCTTGGGAAG GTGGTGGTGTACGCGGCGCCGACGGCCAGCGAGCAGCACGTGAAGGCGCACAAGGAGGCGCTGGCGCAGGGCGGGGAGTTCATCACCCTGCTGTGGGCGGTGGCCACCCACACCGGCATATCCCGGCGggacgacggcgacgcgacgCCGCCTacgacatcatcatcatctagtaCCGAGGCAACAGAGATACTCATCGTCAACACCTAG